From Oncorhynchus tshawytscha isolate Ot180627B linkage group LG27, Otsh_v2.0, whole genome shotgun sequence, a single genomic window includes:
- the LOC112225809 gene encoding dynein axonemal light chain 4-like: MAETTESKKEEADYKRLHSFPLIRHTDMPEEMRVETMELCVTACEKFATNNENAAKMIKESMDKKFGSSWHVVIGEGFGFEVTHEVKNLLYMFFGGSLAVCVWKCA, encoded by the exons ATGGCAGAGACAACAGAGAGCAAGAAGGAGGAGGCCGATTACAAGAGGCTCCACAGCTTCCCACTCATCAGG cacacagacatgccAGAGGAGATGAGAGTGGAAACGATGGAACTGTGTGTCACAGCCTGTGAGAAGTTTGCCACCAATAATGag AATGCGGCGAAGATGATCAAAGAGTCGATGGATAAAAAGTTTGGCAGCTCGTGGCACGTGGTGATTGGTGAGGGCTTTGGCTTCGAGGTGACACACGAGGTCAAGAACCTGCTCTACATGTTCTTTGGAGGCAGcctggccgtgtgtgtgtggaagtgtgcttag